Proteins co-encoded in one Nonlabens agnitus genomic window:
- a CDS encoding DUF547 domain-containing protein: MKIESGTYFAFAKANYTMKKIAYLIAVLLIAASCVSSGGLHYDSLQNGEQMETSRAKLDHSNYDELLKKYVNEAGFVDYQGLATEQAKLKSYLTYLSVNPPKSDWETGEQFAYYINLYNASTLDLIIDNDMPGSIKDIDGPLGQVWLKDFITVNGKQYALADIEKSVLQKMGDPRIHFAINCASYSCPKLLRTAYTGKNVDELMDRAATEFVNSDKNDLSDPNNPKLSSIFKFYTSDFTSNGMTLVEYVNQFASNRLNAGAKVTYKDYDWSLNKQS, from the coding sequence ATGAAGATTGAAAGTGGAACTTATTTCGCTTTCGCGAAAGCGAACTACACTATGAAAAAGATTGCATACCTAATAGCCGTATTGTTGATAGCAGCATCCTGCGTGAGTTCTGGTGGATTACACTACGACTCTCTACAAAATGGTGAACAAATGGAAACCTCTAGAGCAAAGCTGGATCACTCCAATTATGATGAGTTATTGAAGAAATATGTCAATGAGGCTGGCTTTGTAGACTATCAAGGCCTAGCGACAGAACAGGCAAAACTAAAATCGTATTTGACTTACTTGAGCGTAAACCCACCAAAATCTGACTGGGAAACAGGAGAGCAATTTGCCTATTACATCAACCTGTACAACGCATCGACACTAGATTTGATCATTGACAACGACATGCCTGGCAGTATCAAGGATATTGATGGACCGCTGGGTCAAGTATGGCTTAAGGATTTTATCACCGTCAATGGAAAGCAATACGCATTGGCCGATATTGAAAAAAGTGTTCTTCAAAAAATGGGCGATCCCAGAATTCACTTTGCGATCAATTGTGCAAGCTATTCTTGCCCTAAACTGTTGAGAACGGCTTATACCGGTAAAAATGTGGATGAACTTATGGATCGCGCAGCTACAGAGTTTGTGAATTCTGATAAAAACGATTTGAGCGACCCCAACAATCCTAAATTGAGCAGTATTTTCAAATTCTACACTAGCGACTTTACATCTAATGGGATGACGCTTGTTGAATATGTCAATCAGTTTGCCAGTAATAGATTGAATGCTGGTGCAAAGGTGACTTACAAGGATTATGATTGGTCTCTTAATAAACAGTCATAA
- a CDS encoding TIGR04282 family arsenosugar biosynthesis glycosyltransferase has translation MTNCLIIFTRNPELGKGKRRLAATVGDEKALEIYKFLLEHTRSITKNIYGVKQVWYSEEVHEDDDWDNLAYEKYQQKGEDLGARMKYAFEKALERHESVIIIGSDMYDLSALEIDDAFKKLNEKDAIIGPATDGGYYLLGFKNKIPQGIFENKDWGTSTVLEETLKDLKNLDYVMLEERNDVDTEDDIKDHPDFQILLN, from the coding sequence ATGACCAACTGCCTTATCATATTTACCCGTAACCCAGAATTAGGAAAAGGAAAGCGACGACTTGCTGCCACAGTAGGCGATGAAAAGGCTCTCGAGATCTATAAATTCTTGCTGGAGCATACACGATCGATTACAAAGAATATTTACGGCGTGAAGCAAGTCTGGTATTCAGAAGAGGTGCATGAAGACGATGATTGGGATAACTTGGCTTATGAAAAGTATCAGCAAAAAGGTGAAGACTTAGGCGCACGTATGAAGTATGCATTTGAAAAGGCGCTGGAACGACATGAAAGCGTCATAATCATAGGATCAGATATGTACGACTTGAGCGCCTTAGAAATCGATGATGCCTTTAAAAAGCTTAATGAAAAGGACGCCATCATAGGTCCTGCAACAGATGGTGGATATTATTTGCTGGGATTCAAGAACAAAATACCACAAGGGATTTTTGAGAATAAAGATTGGGGAACATCTACCGTACTGGAAGAAACACTTAAAGACTTAAAAAACCTGGATTATGTCATGCTGGAAGAGCGCAATGATGTCGATACAGAAGATGATATCAAGGACCATCCAGATTTTCAAATACTATTAAATTAA
- a CDS encoding purine-nucleoside phosphorylase, whose translation MLSRKLLNNSIEYLKQQGFENPDVGIVLGTGLGQLVNQIEDQKVAHYNNIPSFPLATVEFHTGKLIYGDLGGKKVVVMQGRFHLYEGYDFMDITYPIRVMHGLGIKNLLISNAAGAVNLDMKKGDLMQLDDHINLQGGSPLALKNIAEFGDRFTDMSAPYDQDMNETLKSLAQKHDITLHKGVYASVVGPQLETRAEYRMLKILGADAVGMSTVPEVIVANHLKLPVCAVSVLTDECDPENLQPISVPEIIEIAGKAEPKLVQLFKGLIESL comes from the coding sequence ATGCTTAGCAGAAAATTATTGAACAACTCCATAGAATACCTTAAACAACAAGGCTTTGAAAATCCTGACGTAGGTATCGTGCTGGGAACTGGTCTAGGACAATTGGTAAATCAAATCGAGGATCAGAAGGTGGCTCACTATAACAATATTCCATCGTTCCCGCTGGCGACCGTTGAATTTCACACCGGTAAACTGATCTATGGCGATCTAGGTGGCAAAAAAGTAGTGGTGATGCAAGGTCGCTTCCATCTTTATGAAGGCTATGATTTTATGGACATTACTTATCCCATACGAGTGATGCATGGTCTTGGTATCAAGAACTTATTAATTTCCAATGCTGCAGGTGCGGTCAACCTGGATATGAAAAAAGGAGATTTGATGCAGCTCGATGACCATATCAACTTACAAGGCGGCAGCCCGCTGGCATTGAAAAATATTGCAGAGTTCGGCGATCGTTTTACGGACATGAGCGCACCATATGATCAAGATATGAACGAGACTCTAAAAAGCCTGGCACAAAAACACGATATTACCTTACACAAAGGTGTATATGCCAGTGTGGTAGGACCACAGCTAGAGACCAGAGCAGAGTATCGCATGCTCAAGATCCTAGGAGCAGATGCCGTAGGAATGAGCACCGTTCCAGAGGTGATCGTTGCAAACCACCTAAAGCTTCCTGTGTGTGCGGTAAGCGTCCTGACAGACGAGTGCGATCCGGAGAATCTACAACCCATCAGTGTTCCAGAGATCATTGAAATCGCGGGCAAGGCAGAGCCTAAACTGGTGCAGTTGTTCAAGGGTCTTATCGAGTCGCTGTAG
- a CDS encoding NAD(P)/FAD-dependent oxidoreductase: MEHVVIIGNGIAGITLARHVRKFSDKRITVISAETDYFFSRTALMYVYMGHMKFEHTQPYENWFWEKNRIELKRDYVKHVHTDTKILSLESGEQFSYDKLVIATGSVPNKFGWKGEDLHGVQGLVTRNDLELLEVNAPNNDVCKRAVIIGGGLIGVELAEMLHTRKIPVTFLVREKAFWSGVLPMPDATMISDHILSHHIDLRHEEELDEIIGDENGRVKAIKTKTGKTINCNLVGLCAGVKPQIGFLASSGIDTDRGVLVDRLLQTNVPDVYAIGDCAQQREPVGERKPVEAVWYTGRMMGETLAQTICGNPTPWNPGHWFNSAKFMDIEYQTYGWVWSKPKEGHEHYHWQDEKNERAITIEYDVASRVFIGINTFGIRMKHEVFDQWLTEKQSVDHVVKHLSKSCFNPEFYQKPFESIKKDFATSQKTVEA; this comes from the coding sequence ATGGAGCACGTTGTTATCATAGGAAATGGGATCGCAGGAATCACGCTGGCTAGACACGTGCGTAAGTTTTCTGACAAACGCATCACGGTCATATCTGCCGAGACGGATTACTTCTTCTCACGCACGGCCTTGATGTACGTATACATGGGACACATGAAGTTTGAGCACACGCAACCGTATGAGAACTGGTTCTGGGAAAAGAATAGAATCGAACTCAAGCGTGATTATGTAAAACACGTTCATACCGATACTAAAATATTGTCGCTGGAATCTGGCGAGCAGTTTTCTTATGATAAACTGGTCATTGCAACGGGTAGCGTTCCTAATAAATTTGGCTGGAAAGGTGAAGATCTGCATGGCGTTCAAGGTCTTGTTACTCGCAATGATCTGGAACTACTGGAAGTAAATGCGCCCAATAACGATGTATGTAAAAGAGCCGTCATCATAGGTGGTGGACTGATAGGCGTGGAGCTTGCAGAAATGCTTCATACCAGGAAAATTCCAGTGACTTTCCTAGTTAGGGAAAAGGCTTTCTGGAGTGGTGTTCTACCTATGCCAGATGCTACCATGATCTCTGATCACATTTTGTCACACCATATTGATCTGCGCCATGAAGAAGAACTGGATGAGATCATAGGCGATGAAAATGGTCGCGTGAAAGCTATCAAAACCAAAACAGGAAAAACGATAAATTGTAATTTGGTGGGTCTTTGTGCTGGCGTGAAGCCACAAATAGGTTTTCTAGCCTCCAGCGGCATTGACACAGATAGAGGTGTCTTGGTGGATCGCCTACTACAAACCAATGTTCCCGATGTGTACGCGATAGGCGATTGTGCCCAGCAACGCGAGCCGGTAGGTGAGCGCAAACCGGTAGAAGCGGTATGGTACACCGGTCGCATGATGGGAGAAACCCTGGCTCAAACCATATGCGGCAATCCTACACCATGGAATCCCGGACACTGGTTCAATAGTGCCAAGTTTATGGATATTGAATATCAAACCTACGGCTGGGTATGGAGCAAACCAAAGGAAGGTCACGAGCACTACCACTGGCAGGACGAAAAAAATGAACGCGCCATCACCATAGAATATGATGTAGCTTCAAGAGTATTTATCGGGATCAACACCTTTGGCATTAGAATGAAGCACGAGGTTTTTGACCAGTGGCTTACAGAGAAACAGTCTGTAGATCACGTGGTAAAGCATCTATCTAAATCCTGCTTCAATCCAGAGTTCTATCAAAAACCATTTGAAAGCATCAAAAAGGATTTTGCAACATCACAAAAAACGGTAGAAGCCTAG
- a CDS encoding glycoside hydrolase family 113 has translation MNKFLSLCFLGILLSACNAQTEPPAAPELIRGVSFVATRNAITDEIVKPLLNYNANYVAVHPYGFMRDLENPAVIHNSERQWWGERVDGTTATIETFQSKGLKVMLKPQIWIGRGIYTGTIDMPDDSRWDTLEVTYEKFILDYAQVAQNTNVAMFCIGTELESFVAARPEFWNRLIQKIRAIYKGKLTYAGNWDSYKNVPFWDQMDYIGVDAYFPVSDQKTPDVSSAMEGWKKWMVELSSLSRKHDKKILFAEYGYVSADYAGKEPWLTADETRESNEEAQKHLLQAQYDLVWKQDWFAGGFLWKHHSEYGRRGFEKRFTPQDKLAQQTVSDAYGAMKPKE, from the coding sequence ATGAATAAATTTCTATCGCTTTGCTTTTTAGGCATTTTACTTAGTGCCTGCAATGCTCAAACTGAACCACCTGCTGCGCCAGAATTAATTAGAGGTGTCTCTTTTGTGGCCACTAGAAATGCCATTACTGACGAGATCGTAAAACCTTTACTCAATTACAACGCCAATTATGTCGCGGTGCATCCTTACGGATTCATGCGGGATCTTGAGAATCCTGCCGTGATTCATAACAGTGAACGGCAATGGTGGGGCGAGCGTGTCGATGGCACCACAGCCACCATAGAAACATTTCAATCCAAAGGTTTGAAAGTCATGCTCAAACCTCAAATATGGATAGGCCGCGGTATCTATACCGGCACGATAGACATGCCAGACGATTCCAGATGGGATACTCTTGAGGTGACCTATGAGAAATTCATTCTGGACTATGCTCAAGTCGCCCAAAACACAAACGTAGCCATGTTCTGCATCGGGACTGAGCTGGAGTCTTTTGTAGCTGCGAGACCCGAGTTTTGGAACCGATTGATCCAGAAAATACGAGCCATTTATAAAGGCAAATTGACTTATGCCGGCAATTGGGACAGCTATAAAAACGTTCCTTTTTGGGATCAAATGGATTACATAGGCGTCGATGCTTATTTCCCGGTAAGCGACCAAAAAACTCCAGATGTTTCATCTGCCATGGAAGGCTGGAAGAAATGGATGGTTGAGTTGAGTTCGCTTTCGCGAAAGCATGATAAAAAAATCCTGTTCGCAGAATATGGATATGTCAGTGCAGATTATGCCGGTAAGGAACCATGGCTAACCGCAGATGAAACCAGAGAATCTAATGAGGAAGCGCAAAAGCATTTGTTGCAGGCTCAATACGATCTAGTCTGGAAACAAGACTGGTTTGCTGGCGGCTTTTTATGGAAACACCATTCAGAATATGGCAGGCGTGGCTTTGAGAAAAGATTTACGCCACAGGACAAACTGGCCCAGCAGACCGTTAGCGATGCCTACGGCGCCATGAAACCTAAAGAATAA
- a CDS encoding HD domain-containing protein, with protein sequence MNTDQPIITTTINFVKQQLADAEGGHDWFHIERVWKNAQLIARNESGADLLVVELGALLHDIADSKFHNGDETVGPRVASEFLMKQNVEVEVINHVVKIIENISFKGGNQSQKFKSLELDIVQDADRLDALGAIGIARTFNYGGFKNRPLYNPAIKPDLHMDVATYKKSNAPTINHFYEKLLLLKDRMNTQTGKDLAQERHAFMEHFLDQFYQEWNGMV encoded by the coding sequence ATGAATACTGATCAACCCATCATTACAACCACCATCAACTTTGTCAAACAACAACTCGCTGATGCCGAAGGCGGTCACGACTGGTTTCATATCGAGCGTGTATGGAAAAATGCGCAGCTCATCGCGAGGAATGAATCTGGTGCTGATCTTTTGGTGGTCGAATTAGGAGCCTTGCTGCACGACATTGCAGATTCTAAGTTCCATAACGGTGATGAAACGGTTGGGCCTCGCGTTGCCAGTGAATTTTTAATGAAGCAAAACGTAGAAGTGGAAGTAATCAATCACGTGGTCAAGATCATTGAAAACATCTCTTTCAAAGGTGGAAATCAGTCCCAAAAATTCAAAAGCTTAGAACTAGATATTGTTCAAGATGCCGATCGATTGGATGCTCTAGGAGCGATAGGGATTGCCCGTACCTTTAATTATGGAGGCTTCAAAAACCGACCGCTGTACAATCCAGCCATTAAGCCAGACCTACATATGGATGTAGCAACTTATAAGAAAAGCAACGCACCTACCATCAATCACTTTTACGAGAAATTATTGCTTCTCAAGGATCGAATGAACACGCAAACAGGAAAGGATTTAGCTCAGGAAAGACACGCCTTCATGGAGCATTTTCTGGATCAGTTTTATCAAGAATGGAATGGTATGGTCTAG
- a CDS encoding M1 family metallopeptidase, giving the protein MKKQFALLLLIMSCITIAEAQVLTNKSQFTHQDTLRGSITPERAWWELTYYHLDIKVAPDGKFISGSNTISYQVLEPYQTMQIDLQEPMRITKVLQDGQELEVRHDGNAHFINLEKEQVTGANDSIQVFYEGHPREAKNAPWDGGISWEKDKNGNHFIASSCQGLGASVWWPNKDHMYQEANGMTISVNVPSGLMNVSNGRLESVEALEDDTTTYTWKVENPINNYGVNINIGDYVNFSETYKGEKGDLDMNYYVLSYNLEKAKKQFTDAPRMMEAFEHWFGPYPFYEDSFKLVEVPYLGMEHQSSVTYGNQYANGYLGRDLSGTGWGMKFDFIIVHEAGHEWFANNITNKDIADMWIHESFTAYSENLFLDYYYGKEASAAYVIGTRRSIGNRTPIIGTYNVNSEGSGDMYYKGANMLHTIRQLVNDDEKWRQILRGLNKEFYHQTVTTEQIESYISDQSGMDLSKVFDQYLRTVKIPVLEVRPDESGISYRWNNVVEGFEMPIEIEVNGKNQRIIPTTEFQNLDLDGKEADIAVDEDYYVEFEVMKS; this is encoded by the coding sequence ATGAAGAAACAATTTGCCCTTTTACTATTGATCATGAGCTGTATTACTATTGCAGAAGCTCAGGTACTGACCAATAAGTCCCAATTTACACATCAGGACACCTTGCGTGGCTCCATCACTCCAGAACGTGCTTGGTGGGAACTAACCTATTATCATTTAGATATCAAAGTAGCGCCAGACGGCAAGTTTATCTCTGGATCCAATACGATAAGTTACCAGGTCCTAGAACCTTATCAAACAATGCAAATTGATCTTCAAGAACCTATGCGCATTACAAAAGTATTGCAGGATGGTCAGGAACTAGAGGTGCGCCACGATGGTAATGCTCATTTCATCAACCTAGAGAAAGAGCAAGTCACAGGAGCTAATGATAGCATTCAGGTATTTTATGAAGGTCACCCGCGAGAGGCAAAAAATGCGCCTTGGGATGGTGGTATCTCTTGGGAAAAGGATAAAAATGGAAATCACTTTATTGCTTCTAGCTGTCAGGGATTGGGCGCCAGTGTATGGTGGCCTAATAAAGATCATATGTACCAAGAGGCTAATGGAATGACTATAAGCGTCAATGTACCCAGTGGTTTGATGAATGTCTCAAACGGTCGATTAGAATCGGTTGAAGCGCTGGAAGATGACACTACCACCTACACGTGGAAAGTAGAAAATCCCATCAATAATTATGGAGTCAACATCAATATAGGCGATTATGTCAACTTTTCTGAAACCTACAAAGGCGAGAAAGGTGATCTAGATATGAATTATTACGTACTGTCGTACAATCTCGAAAAAGCCAAAAAACAATTTACAGATGCGCCTAGAATGATGGAAGCATTTGAACACTGGTTTGGGCCGTATCCTTTTTATGAAGATAGTTTTAAGTTGGTTGAGGTTCCTTACTTAGGAATGGAGCATCAGAGTTCGGTCACCTACGGTAATCAATATGCGAATGGTTATCTGGGTCGCGACCTATCAGGTACCGGTTGGGGAATGAAGTTTGACTTTATCATCGTTCATGAAGCTGGACATGAATGGTTTGCAAACAATATTACAAACAAGGACATTGCAGATATGTGGATCCACGAGAGCTTTACCGCATATTCGGAAAATTTATTCCTGGACTATTACTATGGCAAAGAAGCCAGCGCAGCCTATGTCATAGGCACACGTCGCAGCATAGGCAACAGAACACCTATTATAGGAACTTATAACGTCAACAGTGAAGGATCTGGAGATATGTATTATAAAGGTGCCAATATGCTGCACACCATACGCCAACTGGTAAATGACGATGAAAAATGGCGACAGATCTTGCGCGGCTTGAACAAAGAATTCTACCACCAAACGGTGACTACAGAACAAATAGAGAGCTATATATCTGACCAAAGCGGCATGGATCTAAGTAAAGTCTTTGATCAGTATTTGCGCACGGTGAAAATACCGGTGCTGGAAGTACGACCCGATGAATCCGGAATTTCCTATAGATGGAACAATGTAGTGGAAGGTTTTGAAATGCCCATTGAAATAGAAGTCAACGGTAAAAATCAACGCATCATCCCAACAACTGAATTCCAAAATCTAGATCTTGACGGCAAAGAAGCAGACATTGCTGTAGATGAAGATTACTACGTGGAATTTGAAGTGATGAAAAGTTAG
- a CDS encoding DUF547 domain-containing protein, producing MSLKIRMIVLMILGSFAFAKAQLSTFSTATKELLNNQVANGNVNYAAIKKNPQNLDLALKSLEKIELDQLTNNESKALLINAYNLFVIKGVVNHYPIKSVMDKANFFDEKVYGLGSQKVSLNQLEKEILFKKFPDERLHFALVCGAVSCPPLSMKPYTAENVEFMLKKTTKAAINNPNLVKLDMHEKKVYASKIFDWYNSDFTKNQTLIEYLNRYREDMIPDGFTVQFMNYDWALNGK from the coding sequence ATGAGTTTAAAAATTAGAATGATAGTCTTGATGATTTTGGGGAGTTTCGCTTTCGCGAAAGCGCAATTATCCACCTTCTCCACAGCCACAAAAGAGTTGCTCAATAACCAAGTAGCCAATGGCAATGTGAACTATGCGGCCATCAAAAAGAATCCGCAGAATCTGGATCTGGCCTTAAAATCATTGGAAAAGATCGAGTTGGATCAATTGACCAACAATGAAAGTAAAGCACTGCTAATTAACGCCTATAATTTATTTGTTATCAAAGGTGTGGTAAATCACTATCCCATCAAATCGGTCATGGATAAGGCCAACTTTTTTGACGAAAAGGTCTATGGATTAGGAAGTCAGAAGGTTTCCTTGAATCAATTGGAGAAAGAAATACTGTTCAAAAAATTCCCAGACGAGCGCCTACATTTTGCGCTGGTTTGTGGCGCGGTAAGTTGCCCGCCATTATCCATGAAACCCTACACAGCAGAAAATGTAGAATTCATGCTCAAAAAAACGACCAAAGCCGCTATAAACAATCCCAACCTGGTAAAGCTAGACATGCATGAAAAAAAGGTCTATGCCTCCAAGATTTTCGACTGGTACAATTCAGATTTCACTAAAAACCAGACCTTGATAGAATACCTGAATCGCTACCGTGAAGACATGATACCTGATGGATTTACCGTTCAATTCATGAATTATGACTGGGCTTTGAACGGTAAGTAG
- the ruvC gene encoding crossover junction endodeoxyribonuclease RuvC, whose product MARERIILGIDPGTAIMGFGVIKITGKTMSFIQMNELDLRKVTDPYVKLRKIFERTLELIDTHHPDEIALEAPFFGKNVQSMLKLGRAQGVAMAAGLSRDIPVTEYAPRRIKQSITGKGTASKEQVALMLKSTLNLKELPKNLDMTDGLAAAVCHFYSSGRVEVGKSYTGWAAFVKQNEKRVKK is encoded by the coding sequence TTGGCAAGAGAACGTATCATTTTGGGTATCGATCCGGGAACGGCGATCATGGGATTTGGAGTCATTAAGATCACTGGAAAAACCATGTCTTTTATCCAGATGAACGAATTGGACCTGCGTAAGGTGACCGATCCTTATGTCAAACTGCGAAAAATATTTGAGCGTACCCTAGAATTAATCGATACGCACCATCCAGACGAGATCGCACTAGAAGCACCTTTTTTTGGTAAAAATGTGCAATCCATGCTCAAATTGGGACGAGCTCAAGGTGTCGCCATGGCTGCTGGGCTTTCTAGAGACATTCCAGTTACTGAATATGCACCACGACGCATCAAGCAATCCATTACGGGTAAGGGAACAGCGAGCAAGGAACAGGTGGCACTAATGCTCAAGAGCACTCTAAATCTCAAAGAACTTCCTAAAAACCTTGACATGACCGACGGACTCGCCGCAGCCGTTTGTCACTTTTATTCCAGCGGTAGGGTTGAAGTAGGCAAGAGCTACACAGGTTGGGCTGCGTTTGTAAAACAAAACGAAAAAAGAGTTAAAAAGTAG
- a CDS encoding TIGR04283 family arsenosugar biosynthesis glycosyltransferase, which translates to MMSIIIPVLNEEHGIFNLLELLKDRASDPQKLEFIVVDGGSIDNTVSEVQRFSSSFQDLTVKCVDSAKGRGVQLHNGSLAASHDIFYFLHADSHPPKDFDSYILKAIAAGHPAGCFRMRFRSWHWWLIIIGWFSRFSWKASRGGDQSQYITRELYHQIGGYDTTVPIYEDYLLINKLYEIDTYHVIQKWLTTSARRYEEVGVLKLQWFYLTIYWKKRSGSSIDEIYEYYLKWCGVSKDAVEQVSD; encoded by the coding sequence ATGATGAGCATTATTATTCCCGTGCTTAATGAAGAGCATGGGATTTTTAATTTATTGGAACTTTTGAAGGATCGTGCTAGTGATCCTCAAAAGCTTGAGTTTATAGTCGTTGACGGTGGCAGTATTGATAATACCGTTAGCGAGGTGCAGCGTTTTTCATCTTCATTTCAAGATCTAACGGTGAAGTGTGTGGATTCTGCCAAAGGTCGCGGCGTGCAATTGCACAATGGCTCACTCGCCGCAAGTCACGATATTTTCTATTTCTTGCACGCAGACTCTCATCCACCTAAGGATTTTGATTCCTATATTTTAAAAGCCATCGCTGCAGGCCATCCTGCAGGCTGTTTCCGTATGCGGTTCAGGAGCTGGCATTGGTGGTTGATTATCATAGGTTGGTTCTCTAGATTTAGCTGGAAAGCTAGTCGTGGCGGTGACCAGAGTCAATACATTACTCGCGAACTTTATCATCAAATAGGCGGTTATGACACTACTGTGCCTATTTATGAGGATTACCTATTAATCAACAAGCTTTACGAGATCGACACCTATCACGTGATCCAGAAATGGCTCACGACCAGCGCGAGACGTTACGAAGAAGTAGGTGTTTTAAAGTTACAGTGGTTTTACCTCACCATCTACTGGAAAAAACGTAGCGGTTCCAGCATTGATGAGATTTATGAATATTATCTCAAATGGTGTGGTGTTTCTAAAGATGCTGTAGAGCAAGTATCTGATTAG